GTCCGGAATTCTTCCAGGAGATCGAACGCGACCTCGTGTTCTTAGGTCTCACGGGTATTTTGGACCCGCCGAGGCCACAGGTCAGGCAGGCCATTGAAATGGCGCACACGGCCGGTATCAGGGTGTTCATGATCACCGGTGACAACAAGTTGACGGCTGAAGCCATTGCCAAACGCGTAGGCATTCTGCCCCCTGAATTCCCCGCCGCGAGCGACAGGGTCTGCTACTCCTACACTGGCAAGGAATTCGAAAAATTGTCAGACAGCGAAAAGCGCCGCGTTGTGAGTGGCCACGGCGTGGTGTTCAGCAGGACTGAGCCCAAACACAAGCAGGACATTGTGTCCATATTGAAGCAGCTGGGCGAAACTGTGGCGATGACGGGTGACGGAGTCAATGATGCACCCGCGCTGAAGATGGCCGACATAGGTATTGCCATGGGCATCACCGGAACTGAAGTCGCCAAGGAGGCCGCTGACATGATCCTCGTTGACGACAACTTCCAATCTATCGTCGCTGCCATCGAGGAAGGCAGATGCATCTACTCGAACATGAAGTCGTTCATCCGGTACCTCATTTCCAGCAACATAGGTGAGGTTGCATCTATCTTCTTGACTGCGGCTATGGGCATACCAGAGGGTATGATGCCGGTCAAGCTGCTGTGGGTTAACCTGGTCACCGATGGCCTGCCGGCCACCGCTCTCAGCTTCAACCCGCCTGACCACAAGGTGATGCTGAAGCCGCCAAGGAGCAACGACGAGAAGCTCATCGATGGGTGGACCTTCCTGAGGTACCTTATCATCGGTTTGTACGTGGGGGTGTCGACCGTGGGGTCATTCGTATGGTGGTACGTCCGCGGTATTTCCCCCAACGACGGTAACACAACCGTCACGCTGAAGCAGCTCATGAGCTTCAGCAAGTGCACGCAGTGGAGTGATTTCTCAGTCAACCGATTGGAAGGCATGACCGACGATATGTGCAGCTACTTCACGCTCGGTAAAATCAAACCCGCCACCATCAGCCTCACGGTGTTGGTCATGATTGAGATGTTCAACGCTTACAACGCGGTGTCTGAGGAATCGTCTCTGTTTTGCACCCCCCCGTGGTTGAACCCGCATCTCATGGTGGCGACCACGATATCGTTCACTATCCACTGCATCATTCTGTACACGCCCttcctggccagtgtattCGGCGTCGTTCCTCTGGACAAACACGACTGGAttgccgtgttgatgtggTCGTTCCCCGTGATTATCATTGACGAGATCATTAAGTGGGTGGGCAGGAACTACATTCGGCGGTCGCAGCGCCACGAGGAGCCCACGAAACCCATGGCAGACAAGAAGGCGGACTAAAACGTAACAGCGTCAAAGCTGAACTGGAACTGCACAATTTCTGGACGTTGCACGTTTCTACGGAATTTGCAGTGACACGTGGCGGTGGTGGCATGACGGCGTTAGACGAGCAGCATATCTTTAAATGACGCTAGAATGCACTCACATCGTAAACGAGTCTGCCATTTCACTGGCCGACGCACTAACATGCCAAACTggcacgtgcagcggcccATACCGCAATTAGAATGCCCATAATGTGCCGATTTTTAGCGACGGATCAGTGTGTGCTGCTGTCCGCTCTTGTTGCGGTGGCCAGCGTGGCCACCTCGGAATGGTATCTGGTTCTCGCGCATGACTGGGCTGTAGCCTTTGCACCCGGAGGCAGCTCTCGTCAGCGACTACACGCAACCGATGTCAAGTGATCGGATGCTGGCATGCCTCACGATGAACACGACTTAGTGTGATGCGCCGGTCGGCGCGGCATGAAAAAGCATGAACGTGTTGAACATGTTACAATAACGAGTCTGTCGATCGCATATAGCGTATCAGCGTGAGCTCTATATTGACATTTCGTGGACGTCTATGAAGACACGGCCGGCGTTCATCCAATGAAGCGAGACCGGACATGCTTGGCCATCGGCCACTCTATTCTGCACTGCGAACTGGGTGAATGTTAAACGTTTTCACCGATTTTGGCTTCAGCACGTGCACTTCGATGTGATCGTCGCTTATGAAGGCCCTCACGAGGTAGGAGTCTGCTTCCAGGGGCTGCGTACCGGGTACCACACCCTCGTCGGTGAACAGTGTGTAATAGACTGAACCTATCTTGTATGGGTGCTTGAAGTAGTTGCGCCACGGGTATATTTCGAAGCCTCGGTGCTTACGCGCCAGCGTGTACACGAAGCCGAAAAGTCCattgtccagcagcagcttgcgCTCCACAAACGGATGCATGGGTGTGTTGGGAGTTATGTTCAGGTCCAAAGAAATAGGTCCGCAGGCAAAGCTCTCTACCGCGTGGTCGTCGCACTCCACCGGCCCGTTGCTGTTGACGAGGAACGTCTTGGTTCGGTACCCAGCGGGGTGGCCATGGCGGTCGATGAAGGCAAACAACCGGATCACACGTTCGTCGCCGCGCACAAAATATTCGACGTAGACGTCTTTGTGGCCGTATGATTCGAAAACTTTTGGGACCAACTCGACGGATCCGTACGACACACGGATGGTGCCTGCTTCACCTCGCACCAAACGGTAGACTCCACCGTCGGGGAAGGTTCCCTTAAACACGTCCACGTGATCTGAAAAATTGAAAGATTCCAAGTCGACCTGAAACGGCAACTCAGCGTCTTTGGGTGGGAAATGTAACAAGCCCATGCTGAAGGTTTTGATTTCGCACTGCTCTGCGCCCGGACCTAATTGGATAGAGTCGATATGGTTATCAGATATTCTTGAAAATTGTATCACATGAGTTTATTGCAATGTTTTTATGCAGTGGAGCGTTGGGTCGCGGCAGGCATGGGCCATAGGGGCCAAATGCCTCACCGAGGAAAGTGAGATGCACGAACGACCTCTTGTCACCTCGGCCGGCTGCTGTCTACGCTCGACGGACACACACGGGCGGCCATTTTAGATTCAATCATGCCATGAAAGACCGTTGCTTTTACACGGAGAGCTCTGGGAGCCGACGTATGGCCCTGACGACCTGCTCCGGCGCAGCTCTCCGTCGGTAAGGGGAAAAAGGACTAGCTATCACTGCCCAAGGTGACAACAAACTTACGAGCGCCGTTTTTTGCCGGATTCCGGGCAGATTAAGGCGGTAGTAAAATGCCTATAAAAATAGGTTTGCGGTGTGAGCCTGTCTACACGGCGTCGGTGTGATTGGTGCCAACGTCGGCCGCcaaagcacccaggcacgCGATTGCATAAACCGATATGAACTGATTAGCTGAGCTCATAGAACACTTTTTAAAAAACGCACGAACAACTTTTACAGCAAGGAGGTAAACTGCAGGGGCCAACGCAGTTTACGGTATTGCACACATGTTCGGCCTTAAGACTCATAGATATTAGCTGTTGTACACATTTGTGGCTTGCGGTAACCGCGGAGTGCGTGGAAGATGGCTGTGGAATCGGTATGTGCATACCACGCGGCCATCCGGTGACCGACGGTTGCCGCCGTAACGCAGTGGACCTGTGTGTTCGCAGCGTCCATTACAGCTTTAAAGGCAGCGCACAGGCACTCCGTCTTTGCATATTTACGACAGACAGATGCAACGTGCGCCACGGGCTCATTTGATGGCGACCAAAATGAGCAACAGAGATGCGAAAACAAAGGCAATCGTGATGAACATCCCGGTCCACTTCAACCCTGACATAATTGCCCCCGATGCGTTGTTTATGGTTGCCTTTATTTCTTGCCAGTCCAGGTACGTGCGGTTCTCCAGCACGTTTGGCAGGAAGGGGTCCTTGTTAGGCGCCTCGCGCCCCTTGCCAACCGCGAACAGCTTGGCCTCCGAATCCGACAGCACCGAAAACTCAATCCCTATTTGCCCCCTCGACTGGGATCCGAAAGACGGGTGCAGGCAGTCCAGCCAAAACTTCTTGCAGTGGTACGGACCAACCTTCTTCCGGATTCTTGAGTAGTCCTGACGCAGGTCAATTGCGCTCTCCCCTATCAGCTCGTTGCCACCCAACAAGTTCGAAGAACAAATCTGGAGTTTCAGTAACGAATAGTCGCTGGGTATCCGAATCGGATACTTGAACCGCCAGTTGAAGACGGCGGTTCCGTCGCGACTATTGTAATGCGTGTCAGTTTCCTCAACGAGGTCCTCACCCTCCTCGACCTGGTATGTGCCACGAACGAATAGCGACAGTGCCGAGTTCCCATCCAGAGGAACACCACGCAGGTCCCATATAACAACACGGAGTTCGTAGTCCGACTGCTCCATGCCACCCAGCGTGCGGATGGGTTTCGTCTGCGCAGTATCCAGGTCCATCATCTCAATCCAGCAACGCAGCGTTCCGTGAGAAACCGTGGAGTCCTCGTTTTTCAAAGTGCGGAGCTCTATGGGCACAATATCTTGCACCATGAGCTGCTGCATCTTCTGGTTCAGGAAGCGATCTTCGCAGTCCACAAAGGTGGTGCCGATCACCTCATCCTGGATGGTCCCCTGCTCTACGACGCTGATTTTGAGAATTGAGTTTTCGGGTAAGGCGCAACCCAAGTTGAAACAGACGTTAAACACCGGTTTCACACCCTGAGCGCGGATGGTGGTATCTCGTATGTTCTGGGGGTAGCTCAGCGACGATTTCTGCTCTCCATCGGAATTCCGGACCCACAGATACGTCGGGATGTTGCTATGGCCGCTGCTCGTGTAGAGCCCCTTGGCCTGGAGCACGTAGAGGCGCACAACGAGCTCTTTTGCCTTGGCGTACAGGTCAACCAACTTCTGACGGCGCTCGGCCATCTTCGCAGCGGCCTCCCGGCGGACGTCCTTGTTGTCGTTGGCATCCACGCTGCACATGTATTTGAGGACGCCCACAGTTTCCGGCACGCCCGCTGGGGTGCACTGCACAATCGGGGCCTTCATATAGGGAAGGTCCTCCAGCGCGAAATCACATTCCATCTCGTAGGGGATCTCGTCACGCTGCAAATCGTCGGGTTCGTCATCCTCCACCACGGCGATGTCGAAGTCGTTGCGGAACTCCTCGCCGTCACGCGACTCGCCGGCGCGCTGCAGCGAGACAAAATCGAAGGTTTCGTAGATCTTCACGTTCTGCGATTCGATGTCTTCCCGCACAACCGACTTCGAGGAGCCGCTCTCGTTCTTCGATTCATCGATGTGGGTCTGCTCCCCGGTCGACAGAAAATCTTCGAGCACCTGCATCTTGAAGATATCCTTGGAGTGAAGGCGCTCCTCGTGTGTTAGCCACGGCAGAAACGCGTTGAGGCTAACGTACGTCACGCCGAAGCACTCATTGTCGCCGGTGATGACCACAAACTCGATGTAGCAGTGGTGCTGCATGCGTTTCGGGAGGTCAACCATGAGGCTGTGAGTAGTCAGGTAGTTCCAGTTCCCCTCGGAACCGGAAACGGGGTTGCCACTGGAGGACTTGTAGATCGGGTTGTCACGGCTTCCGAAACGGATCAACACGCGAGGCCGATTGAGCGGTCTAAAGGCGCGCACTCCGATGAGAAGCAACGAGACCAGTGACGCGATTTTGGACGGGCGAATGTCGTCGAAAAACGGGTACAGGTCCGGATCCTTCAATAAAATGTCAGTCGGGACCAACTCAAACGCAACTAGCACACAGGGGTGATGCAGATCGTTCTTTGTGGACTTCAGCTGGACCCACTGAGGCGCCTTGCGCCACTCCTTGGGAACCTTCGTGAGACTGAAGTGGCCGTTACACAACAGCTCGCGCGAAGCAAACATCGACGTTGGCTCAGCGTAAatgttgatggtcacaTCGGGCGCCAGCACGAGGTTGGAAGGAAGCAAAACCTCCACCTCCGTAGCCTCGTAAAACGAGGGGCACAAGGTGCCTCTGGCCACCTGGGTTCGGATGTGGAACCCACCGAGCTCTATCTCCACGAAGGAATCTGGGAACCCCGCCATGCCAAGGCACGGGATATTCAATGCCTCGTATATCATCGCCCGAAACACGTACTTGGACAACGTGTATTCGAATCGACCTGGGCGTTGCTCGACTTCGTCACCAATCACCTCAATGGACATAAGCATGTTGAAGGCATCAATGCGCGGGTCAGCCACGCTTGGCATCAAAAACCACATCGGTTTTCCCTGTGAACGCCGAATTAGGTCGTACGATATGCGTTTCCAGGCCACTCGCGGTTGTTCCGTGATTCCCCATTCCGAACGGTCGTTAACGTAAACGAAGAAATCCCAGAAGTCGGAGTCGTTGCTACCTACGAAAAACTGACGACTACGGGACGAATTCAAACCTGACACAAGAGGCTCCATGGGCGCCAATCTGCCTACAGTGTCGTCCACTTTGTAGGTGCCATTTGCGCCCAGTCTCAACACCGCGGTCCGCACGGAGTAGGGGCCCAAACAGACAACCACCTCTATTGGCACCGTCGAGTTGGCAAGAGGCACCACCTCATAGATGTCAATCCACACGATGCGCTTCTGAGTCGGAGGCGCGGAAATCTGCTTGAAGGGCTTGATGCCCACCACAGGCGGCACCTGGACCTGCGTAGCCGATGCGCTGATCAAAACGCGTCCACCATAATCAGTCAGACATTCGTTGGAGCCAACCACGTACGTCTTCACTAAATCGAGTAGCCCTGACGTTGATGCGTTATTGCAGTATATGTTGACCCATCTCGGAGGGTAGTCATTGTTGAAGAGGTACTTCACGTCAATGGACTCGCAGTGGAGCAGCACACTGTTAGACTCCCCATTCCATATCTCCACCGTCAACAGGTCGTCGAAAGAGGGCGTTAAACAGGGCATGTAAAGCGTCGACTGCCACTCGGGGTTTGGGTTGTCCTTTATCACGGGGGTCTGGACCTGGAGTCCACCGTGACAAACTCTCACGAAGGGCTCCAAGCATGTCGATAAGAGAGAGCCCCGCGACATGAAATCGCGGCCGCATATGACGTTGAGGTTCAGGACGTAGAACTTCGACGCTATTTCGGGCGAACGCAGAT
This sequence is a window from Babesia bigemina genome assembly Bbig001, chromosome : I. Protein-coding genes within it:
- a CDS encoding C2 domain containing protein, putative gives rise to the protein MAAVKYLIKVEVHEVKEVVFKDPSSEVDIIPNLYCLVTVGNTQYSTIQKNQASNAVFNASFNFTLDLTPTELSRTRIIVSLHHKYRIQSALIGLHAFGLHYIYSKQQHCIHRSWARVLCPDFPGHNAGLLLTSVGVFGPGDNVPLFKEGVGGTRPTGAIIAAADVGQGGARNLRSPEIASKFYVLNLNVICGRDFMSRGSLLSTCLEPFVRVCHGGLQVQTPVIKDNPNPEWQSTLYMPCLTPSFDDLLTVEIWNGESNSVLLHCESIDVKYLFNNDYPPRWVNIYCNNASTSGLLDLVKTYVVGSNECLTDYGGRVLISASATQVQVPPVVGIKPFKQISAPPTQKRIVWIDIYEVVPLANSTVPIEVVVCLGPYSVRTAVLRLGANGTYKVDDTVGRLAPMEPLVSGLNSSRSRQFFVGSNDSDFWDFFVYVNDRSEWGITEQPRVAWKRISYDLIRRSQGKPMWFLMPSVADPRIDAFNMLMSIEVIGDEVEQRPGRFEYTLSKYVFRAMIYEALNIPCLGMAGFPDSFVEIELGGFHIRTQVARGTLCPSFYEATEVEVLLPSNLVLAPDVTINIYAEPTSMFASRELLCNGHFSLTKVPKEWRKAPQWVQLKSTKNDLHHPCVLVAFELVPTDILLKDPDLYPFFDDIRPSKIASLVSLLLIGVRAFRPLNRPRVLIRFGSRDNPIYKSSSGNPVSGSEGNWNYLTTHSLMVDLPKRMQHHCYIEFVVITGDNECFGVTYVSLNAFLPWLTHEERLHSKDIFKMQVLEDFLSTGEQTHIDESKNESGSSKSVVREDIESQNVKIYETFDFVSLQRAGESRDGEEFRNDFDIAVVEDDEPDDLQRDEIPYEMECDFALEDLPYMKAPIVQCTPAGVPETVGVLKYMCSVDANDNKDVRREAAAKMAERRQKLVDLYAKAKELVVRLYVLQAKGLYTSSGHSNIPTYLWVRNSDGEQKSSLSYPQNIRDTTIRAQGVKPVFNVCFNLGCALPENSILKISVVEQGTIQDEVIGTTFVDCEDRFLNQKMQQLMVQDIVPIELRTLKNEDSTVSHGTLRCWIEMMDLDTAQTKPIRTLGGMEQSDYELRVVIWDLRGVPLDGNSALSLFVRGTYQVEEGEDLVEETDTHYNSRDGTAVFNWRFKYPIRIPSDYSLLKLQICSSNLLGGNELIGESAIDLRQDYSRIRKKVGPYHCKKFWLDCLHPSFGSQSRGQIGIEFSVLSDSEAKLFAVGKGREAPNKDPFLPNVLENRTYLDWQEIKATINNASGAIMSGLKWTGMFITIAFVFASLLLILVAIK